In Exiguobacterium sp. 9-2, the genomic window AATCCGATGAAACCGACTGTATTCATACGTGATTCCCCCTTGCACGTTCCGTGCCGATGAATTGTTGCGTTACGAGCTTATTATACAATGGATTGTCGACGACAAGTCGATCATGTGTCCCGATACCTGAAATCTGACCATCTTCAAGAACGATGATTTGATCGGCATGACGGACCGTCGCGAGACGATGGGCGATGATAAACGTTGTCCGTCCGACCATTAATCGCTCGAGTGCTTCTTGAACGACACGTTCCGACTCGGAGTCGAGACTGGATGTCGCTTCGTCAAGCAACAGAATTTCCGGATCACGGAGGAGTGCACGTGCAATCGCAATTCGTTGGCGTTGACCACCAGACAGTTTGACGCCCCGTTCTCCAATCTCAGTCGCATAACCTTCCGGGAATCGTTCGATGAACGTATCGGCATTCGCCATCCGTGCAGCCGCACGGATTTTGTCTTCACTGATGTCATCTGTCAGACCGTAGACGAGATTGTCACGAATCGTTCCTGATAAGACGGGGGAATCCTGCGCGACATATCCGATTGCCTGTCGCCAAGACGATAACGTCAAATCAGAAATGGGTTGATCTCCGAGACGGATTTGTCCTGACGTCGGTTGATAAAATCGCTCAAGTAACGCAAATAATGTCGTTTTACCGGAGCCACTCGGACCGACGATTGCTGTCGTCTTGCCGCGTGGTAACGTAAAGCTGACATTCTGTAAGATCGACGTCTCATTGTATCCAAATGACAGGTGTTCGACCGTCACGTCCGTAAACGGACGAGATGCTACAAGCGTTCCAGGTACTTCCGGTGATTCATCGAGAAGCTCAATGATTCGCTCTGTCGCACCGCGTGCTTTCTGTAACTTCGTGATGAATTCAGTCATCGTCACGAGCGGTGTCATGATTTGGAACAAATAGAGCGAAAAGGCGACGAGTTCACCCGCCGTGATCTGGTTCGTCGCAACGCGGTAGGCACCAAAACCGATGATCAAGATCAGCATCGTCGTTAGAGTGACGTTAAAGATCGGCAACAAGAGGGCTTGAATTCGTCCTTCCTTCACACCATATCCGTATAAGTTCTCAATCCGCGTTTTTCCTCGTCCCAGCTCATAGTCTTCTGTTGCTTGTGATTTGACGAGTCGGACCTCACCGAGCATCTCGGCAAAAAAACCGGATAATCCTGCAAGTTCCTTCTGAGTCTCACGAGAAATCTTGTGTAATTTGCGGACGAGCGGAATGATGATCAACAAGGTCACGGGGACAGCGATGACCATGACGAGCGTCATTTGCCAATCGAGGAAGAATAGGATCGTGATTGCTCCGATGATTGAGACGAGTGACGTCAGCAAACGGACGAGTTGTTCCGATAGCAATTGCTGAAGTGTCGTTGCATCACTATTGAGTCGTGAGACGAGCTCACCGGATTTTGTCTCATCATAGAACGGAATCGATAGCGTCAATAGATGCTTCCATAGAAGCGTTCGTAAATTGGCGACGATCCGTTGACCAACGATCTGTAACCAATAGATCGATAAAGCGTTCGCGACGACTTGGACGAGGAAAACGATCACAAATAGACTGATCAATTGTGGTGTCAGTCGATCGACAGTAAAACCATCAATCAACGTCTTTAAGAACCAAGGAATGGCGAGCGCAGCCAGCGCTTGGATGACGGAGACGGAAACGGCGGCAGATAATAAACCGACCGGTGGTTTCGTTTTTTTCAATAACAGGTAAAAAGATTGGAACGTCGCAGCGTTCATTTCAACACATCCTCTCTTTTCTATTGTCCGGAAGAACGAAGAGACGGTCAAATGGGAAGCGCGACTTGACAAAAAATCTTTCGATTTGTGACACTGATAGTGGAAACAATAAGGGAGGATTCAAATGTCTATTTTCGTAGATGCGGACGGATGTCCCGTTGTCGATCTTGTCATTCGACACCGACAGGGACGTGACGTCTTTTTAGTTTGTGATACGGCACACCAGATGATCCGAGAAGGAGCGACGACGATTACCGTCGGACAAGGACCAGATGCCGTCGACTATGCGATCGTCAATCGGATGAAACGTGGCGATCTCGTTGTGACCCAGGATTTTGGTCTGGCAGCACTCGTCTTAGCGCGAGGGGGACTCGCAATTGATCAAAATGGTCGCCAGTTCACGAACGATAATATCGATTTATTGCTCCACACTCGCCATGTCGGACAACAAATCCGACGAGCAGGCGGGCGTACGAAGGGACCGAAAAAACGGACGCGTGATGCGGACCGTTCCTTTGAAGAATCATTTCGTACATTAGTGCAAACCAGCATGTAAGGAAGACAGTGCTGGAACTGTTGATACGGTACGGACCGTGATATAATTTAAAGCATGAATGAAATCAGAAAGGAGGATACACGTTGAAACGAATTTTACGCGACCACTCGAAGGATCGCCCTTACCGATTGCGCCAAGGAACGGTTCCGGCATCAACTGAGGCACGATTCACATCACTCGATCAACGTGAAATCAATCGATTACAACAGAATTTACGAAACGTCGAAGTGAAATTGAAGCAACGCAATGAAATCATGGAAGCGTTGGCGACACAAAATGTTGAAGCAGCCTGTGAGACTGTCTTGATGATCTTGTTGCAACTGCTTGAGGTAGAAGAAGGAGCTATCCTCTTGTACCGGCGGGAGCAGTTAAATCATTTCGTCGCACAAGGGATCGACGATATGGAGCTGATCGAAAAAGATCTCGATCAATATTCGGTCTTGCGTCGCGCATTCGTCATGCGTAAATCGGTCCAATTGCCACTCGGCGACCAGTTCGAGTCAGCAATTCCCGTGCAGTCTCCAAGCAACGGACAAGTCGTCGGACTGCTATACATCCGCCATGCCTTCGCCCAGTTCAATTTAGAACAAGTCGGGGATTTACTTGATCTATCACGAAAACTTGGAATGACGCTTGAACGCCATCTCCTGTTCCATCAAATGGAGCATGAAAAAATCAAGACGTATCAGCTACTCGATTCGATTCGGGAAGCTGTCCTATATATCGAGAGTAGCGGGGAGCAGATTTATGCGAACCAGGCCTTATTGAATATGTTTCCACCAAAACTCGTCAATCAGGCGCAAGGGTTCCGTCACGCGTATGAACGGGCGACGTCGCTGTTTGAACATGTCGATCAGCCGGAAGCACTTCATGATTACATCGGTCAACTGATGAACGGTGATATTCCGGGAGAAACGATCGAGTTATCGGCATTCAGGGGGAACTTGTTGCTCAGTGCCTACGCTGAACGGATTGCGATTGCGAACGTTGAATGGGGGATGATGCTTGTCTTACGTGACGTGACGAAAGACAAGGAGCTCGACCTTAAGCAGGCAGAGTTCGTCTCGATCGTTTCGCACGAGTTGCGGACACCGCTTTCTTCGATCATGGGCTTCACGGAGTTATTGATGAAACGAGAAGTCGATCCGAAGCGGCAGAAACGCTATTTGCAGACGATTCATTCGGAAACCGTTCGATTGGCGGAATTGATCAATGACATCTTGGAAATTCAAAAAGGGGAAGACTCGACACACGGAACACAAAAAGAATTACTTGATTTAAAACAATTGATGTTCGAGATGAAGCCGATGTTCGATCTTGCGAGTCGCGCACATCGCATCAGTGTCCAATTTAGTCCGGGATCCTATACGATTTCAGCCAGCAGTGAGAAGATGAAACAACTGTTTACGAACTTGATCATGAACGCGATTAAATATTCGCCCGAAGGCGGCGCGATTCGGATCAAAGGATCAAATCAGTCAGATCAATTACGAATTGAGATTTCAGATGAAGGGCTTGGTATTCCAGAAAAAGCGCTCCCTTACATCTTTGATAAGTTTTACCGAGCAGATAACTCGGATACGCGCAAAATTGGCGGAACGGGCTTAGGACTCGCGATTTGTCGGATGATCGTCCTCGATCATGGCGGAGCAATCTCCGTCCAATCGACGGAAGGGGAAGGCAGTACCTTCATCATTCAACTTCCGATCGGCGTATGACCGACGACAGACTCAGAAAGGAGGAAGACACGGTGAATAACTCACATATTCGTTATGAAGCATTACATCCACTCGTTGAGGAAATTCTTGAAAAGCTGAGTGAACGAATTGGCGTCAATACGTTATTTTTTGCATTGAACGACTCATACAGCAACTTTGTCGTCAAGGCAATCAATCAAGAACGTCAGTTGATCGAAGAAGGCTCGACCCATGTCTTCCAACATGTCCTCTGTAAGCTGGTCGTCGATGAGACGGACGGGAAGGTCTCGATCAATGAATTGCTCAACGATCCATTGACCGTCAATCATCCGGTCACGAAAGCTCTTGGGAACGGTAGCTTTTTAGGAGTAGCGATCAAAAATGCGGAAAATGAAAAAATCGGGACATTATGTGCCTTTGATGATCAACCATTCGACTTCAAGGAGCAGGATATCGCACTCGTCGAGCGGTATGCGGATATTATTAGTAAATCGATCAACGTCGAAACGTATGTC contains:
- a CDS encoding ABC transporter ATP-binding protein, which encodes MNAATFQSFYLLLKKTKPPVGLLSAAVSVSVIQALAALAIPWFLKTLIDGFTVDRLTPQLISLFVIVFLVQVVANALSIYWLQIVGQRIVANLRTLLWKHLLTLSIPFYDETKSGELVSRLNSDATTLQQLLSEQLVRLLTSLVSIIGAITILFFLDWQMTLVMVIAVPVTLLIIIPLVRKLHKISRETQKELAGLSGFFAEMLGEVRLVKSQATEDYELGRGKTRIENLYGYGVKEGRIQALLLPIFNVTLTTMLILIIGFGAYRVATNQITAGELVAFSLYLFQIMTPLVTMTEFITKLQKARGATERIIELLDESPEVPGTLVASRPFTDVTVEHLSFGYNETSILQNVSFTLPRGKTTAIVGPSGSGKTTLFALLERFYQPTSGQIRLGDQPISDLTLSSWRQAIGYVAQDSPVLSGTIRDNLVYGLTDDISEDKIRAAARMANADTFIERFPEGYATEIGERGVKLSGGQRQRIAIARALLRDPEILLLDEATSSLDSESERVVQEALERLMVGRTTFIIAHRLATVRHADQIIVLEDGQISGIGTHDRLVVDNPLYNKLVTQQFIGTERARGNHV
- a CDS encoding YaiI/YqxD family protein is translated as MSIFVDADGCPVVDLVIRHRQGRDVFLVCDTAHQMIREGATTITVGQGPDAVDYAIVNRMKRGDLVVTQDFGLAALVLARGGLAIDQNGRQFTNDNIDLLLHTRHVGQQIRRAGGRTKGPKKRTRDADRSFEESFRTLVQTSM
- a CDS encoding sensor histidine kinase; its protein translation is MKRILRDHSKDRPYRLRQGTVPASTEARFTSLDQREINRLQQNLRNVEVKLKQRNEIMEALATQNVEAACETVLMILLQLLEVEEGAILLYRREQLNHFVAQGIDDMELIEKDLDQYSVLRRAFVMRKSVQLPLGDQFESAIPVQSPSNGQVVGLLYIRHAFAQFNLEQVGDLLDLSRKLGMTLERHLLFHQMEHEKIKTYQLLDSIREAVLYIESSGEQIYANQALLNMFPPKLVNQAQGFRHAYERATSLFEHVDQPEALHDYIGQLMNGDIPGETIELSAFRGNLLLSAYAERIAIANVEWGMMLVLRDVTKDKELDLKQAEFVSIVSHELRTPLSSIMGFTELLMKREVDPKRQKRYLQTIHSETVRLAELINDILEIQKGEDSTHGTQKELLDLKQLMFEMKPMFDLASRAHRISVQFSPGSYTISASSEKMKQLFTNLIMNAIKYSPEGGAIRIKGSNQSDQLRIEISDEGLGIPEKALPYIFDKFYRADNSDTRKIGGTGLGLAICRMIVLDHGGAISVQSTEGEGSTFIIQLPIGV